In one Streptomyces venezuelae genomic region, the following are encoded:
- a CDS encoding GTP-binding protein has product MDFASSSGSGTDAARSTTSAKIVVAGGFGVGKTTFVGAVSEINPLRTEAVMTSASAGIDDLTHTGDKTTTTVAMDFGRITLDQDLILYLFGTPGQDRFWFMWDDLVRGAIGAVVLVDTRRLADCFPAVDYFENSGLPFVIALNGFDGHQPYTPDEVREALQIGPGTPIITTDARHRADAKSGLITLVEHALMARLK; this is encoded by the coding sequence GTGGACTTCGCAAGCTCTAGCGGTTCGGGCACGGACGCGGCCCGTTCCACCACCTCCGCGAAGATCGTGGTGGCGGGCGGCTTCGGCGTGGGCAAGACCACGTTCGTCGGGGCGGTCTCCGAGATCAACCCGCTGCGCACCGAGGCCGTCATGACGTCCGCGTCCGCGGGCATCGACGACCTGACCCACACCGGAGACAAGACCACCACGACGGTGGCCATGGACTTCGGCCGCATCACCCTGGACCAGGACCTGATCCTGTACCTCTTCGGCACGCCCGGACAGGACCGCTTCTGGTTCATGTGGGACGACCTCGTCCGTGGCGCGATCGGAGCGGTCGTCCTCGTGGACACGCGCCGCCTCGCCGACTGCTTCCCCGCGGTCGACTACTTCGAGAACTCCGGGCTCCCCTTCGTCATCGCCCTCAACGGCTTCGACGGCCACCAGCCCTACACCCCCGACGAAGTCCGCGAAGCACTCCAGATCGGACCCGGTACGCCGATCATCACGACGGACGCGCGACACCGTGCGGACGCAAAGAGTGGCTTGATCACGCTGGTCGAGCACGCACTTATGGCACGTCTCAAGTAG
- a CDS encoding nitrate- and nitrite sensing domain-containing protein, with translation MQGRFKRDGKGSPQADRGRGDAPAEPERGSSPQHAQNPGPGSPGDSGPGAARQGAVGSGSTAAPAKGKSKGKSASGAATPPGPGSRIALRNWRISTRLVSLLALPVITATSLGALRINSSLDEIEQLDNMKLLTEMTKQATELAAALQEERDKSAGPLAHGATASDYTVKGARDKTDRVYRNFLQGTQDLNDTDGEKGLLGVRHSAVQITQQLQGINDVRKKAFQDEKSTSQTVEAYSQLVEQLLKLSQDMAQATSNPDMIQRTRSLAAFSSAKEYASVQRAIIAAALPANDSDYGKISETDRTFGLSANEKERSELQTFSKIYAGNAGELTKPIDGGNPAVKAANEYAKRVLEQEGGIKLQDKRSYKDWIDNDTTKIDAMAKIELTLLGEMEQKARELRNESEQSAILNGALILLVLGVSLIGAFVVARSMIRSLRRLQDTATKVAQDRLPELVKQLSESDPQDVDTSVESVGVHSRDEIGQVAAAFDDVHREAVRLAAEQALLRGNVNAMFTNLSRRSQGLIQRQLSLISELESREADPDQLSSLFKLDHLATRMRRNGENLLVLAGEEPGRRWTRPVPLVDVLRAAASEVEQYERIELSSVPATEVAGRVVNDLVHLLAELLENATSFSSPQTKVKVTGHALPDGRVLIEIHDTGIGLSPEDLAAINERLASPPTVDVSVSRRMGLFVVGRLSQRHGIRIQLRPSDSGGTTALVMLPVDVAQGKKMPGKPGAPGATGGPAAAQAAAGAAAARRGVGPGGNGGPGQGGGPGRGGPALGGGPGGGQGGPGLLGAGAPRQQVAGSGPRAALPSRDTGQQRQPGGPQAGGPQAGGPQSGQPVAPQGNQPVRGQGGQGNQSQGGQPGQPQGGRGGNAPQPPVPQQRTNAMNPPSDAGDQGRRPQLPPRGGPRAELPGGNPQPRVPSWSDENAQPQVSREPFDTPRGHEEHETSGQFPQPTAAPYDRQGPGSTAEFARPDFDGPPPGTAAPQDAGSTGQFVRSDVFGGTGAPRRGQQPGRPAAPQNQNQNQQQQQNQQQNPGNGFAQQGGRENPDYTVPRPPAPRRGQHDPNQGFPQQQGQGMGQAPQQDRQHQPNPQQDPLNQQHDALNQQQDPLNAQLPLPPGGPDDGRTPLFDTLETNWFQQQNQQNQQNQHAAQQQPAQQERQEPQNRQPARQDQQQGAPAPEAGPRHAPEPPQRPLPSRPQRQEPAAAPAEPGGTNGAGMPSGWRSSPNDELGRQAERVRQPSAGGVTTSGLPRRVPRANLVAGTAQQQQDSTGPQVSRAPEEVRGRLTNLRRGIQQGRQAGTGQTGSFPRPTHQQER, from the coding sequence GTGCAGGGACGTTTCAAGAGGGATGGCAAGGGGTCTCCCCAGGCCGACCGCGGCCGAGGGGATGCTCCGGCGGAGCCGGAGCGTGGCTCCTCGCCCCAGCACGCCCAGAACCCCGGCCCGGGCTCGCCCGGCGACAGCGGCCCCGGCGCCGCGCGCCAAGGTGCCGTCGGCAGCGGCTCGACGGCCGCCCCGGCCAAGGGCAAGAGCAAGGGCAAGAGCGCGTCCGGAGCCGCGACACCCCCCGGCCCCGGCTCGCGAATAGCCCTGCGCAACTGGCGCATCTCCACCCGACTGGTCTCGCTGCTCGCGCTCCCCGTGATCACCGCGACCTCGCTCGGCGCGCTCCGCATCAACTCGTCCCTGGACGAGATCGAGCAGCTCGACAACATGAAGCTGCTCACCGAGATGACCAAGCAGGCCACGGAGCTGGCCGCCGCGCTCCAGGAGGAGCGCGACAAGTCCGCGGGCCCCCTCGCGCACGGCGCGACCGCCTCGGACTACACGGTCAAGGGCGCGCGGGACAAGACCGACCGCGTCTACCGCAACTTCCTCCAGGGCACCCAGGACCTCAACGACACCGACGGCGAGAAGGGCCTCCTCGGCGTCCGGCACAGCGCGGTCCAGATCACCCAGCAGCTCCAGGGCATCAACGACGTCCGCAAGAAGGCCTTCCAGGACGAGAAGTCCACCTCGCAGACCGTCGAGGCCTACAGCCAGCTCGTCGAGCAGCTCCTGAAGCTCTCTCAGGACATGGCGCAGGCGACGAGCAACCCGGACATGATCCAGCGCACGCGTTCGCTGGCCGCGTTCTCCTCCGCCAAGGAGTACGCGTCCGTCCAGCGCGCGATCATCGCCGCGGCCCTGCCGGCCAACGACAGCGACTACGGCAAGATCTCCGAGACCGACCGCACCTTCGGCCTCAGCGCCAACGAAAAGGAGCGCTCGGAGCTCCAGACGTTCAGCAAGATCTACGCGGGCAACGCCGGTGAGCTGACCAAGCCCATCGACGGCGGCAACCCCGCGGTCAAGGCCGCCAACGAGTACGCCAAGCGCGTCCTCGAGCAGGAGGGCGGCATCAAGCTCCAGGACAAGCGGTCCTACAAGGACTGGATCGACAACGACACGACCAAGATCGACGCGATGGCGAAGATCGAGCTGACGCTCCTCGGCGAGATGGAGCAGAAGGCTCGCGAGCTGCGCAACGAGTCGGAGCAGTCGGCCATCCTCAACGGTGCGCTGATCCTGCTCGTGCTCGGCGTCTCGCTCATCGGCGCGTTCGTCGTGGCCCGGTCCATGATCCGCTCGCTGCGCCGCCTCCAGGACACCGCGACCAAGGTCGCCCAGGACCGCCTGCCCGAGCTGGTCAAGCAGCTCTCGGAGTCGGACCCGCAGGACGTGGACACGTCGGTGGAGTCCGTGGGTGTGCACTCGCGCGACGAGATCGGCCAGGTGGCCGCGGCCTTCGACGACGTGCACCGCGAGGCCGTCCGCCTCGCCGCCGAGCAGGCCCTCCTGCGGGGCAACGTCAACGCGATGTTCACCAACCTCTCGCGCCGTTCGCAGGGCCTCATCCAGCGCCAGCTCTCGCTCATCTCCGAGCTGGAGTCGCGCGAGGCCGACCCGGACCAGCTGTCCTCGCTCTTCAAGCTCGACCACCTCGCGACCCGCATGCGCCGTAACGGTGAGAACCTGCTGGTTCTGGCCGGTGAAGAGCCCGGCCGCCGGTGGACCCGACCCGTTCCGCTCGTGGACGTGCTGCGTGCCGCCGCGTCCGAGGTGGAGCAGTACGAGCGCATCGAACTCTCCTCGGTCCCCGCGACCGAGGTCGCCGGACGCGTCGTCAACGACCTCGTGCACCTCCTCGCCGAGCTGCTCGAGAACGCGACCTCGTTCTCCTCGCCGCAGACCAAGGTCAAGGTCACCGGTCACGCGCTGCCCGACGGCCGCGTGCTGATCGAGATCCACGACACCGGCATCGGCCTCTCGCCCGAGGACCTCGCGGCGATCAACGAGCGGCTCGCGTCGCCGCCCACTGTGGACGTCTCGGTCTCGCGCCGCATGGGTCTGTTCGTGGTCGGCCGTCTGTCGCAGCGCCACGGCATCCGCATCCAGCTCCGCCCGTCCGACTCCGGCGGCACGACCGCGCTGGTCATGCTTCCCGTCGACGTCGCCCAGGGCAAGAAGATGCCGGGCAAGCCCGGTGCGCCCGGTGCGACCGGCGGTCCCGCCGCGGCTCAGGCCGCCGCGGGTGCCGCGGCCGCGCGACGCGGTGTCGGTCCCGGCGGCAACGGTGGTCCCGGCCAGGGCGGTGGCCCCGGCCGCGGTGGTCCCGCGCTCGGCGGCGGGCCCGGCGGTGGCCAGGGCGGTCCCGGACTGCTCGGTGCCGGTGCGCCGCGCCAGCAGGTCGCGGGCTCGGGTCCGCGCGCCGCGCTGCCCTCTCGTGACACCGGTCAGCAGCGTCAGCCCGGTGGTCCGCAGGCCGGTGGTCCCCAGGCCGGTGGCCCGCAGAGCGGTCAGCCGGTGGCTCCGCAGGGCAACCAGCCGGTGCGCGGGCAGGGCGGACAGGGCAACCAGTCGCAGGGCGGTCAGCCCGGTCAGCCCCAGGGCGGCCGTGGCGGCAACGCGCCGCAGCCTCCGGTGCCCCAGCAGCGTACGAACGCCATGAACCCGCCGTCGGACGCCGGTGACCAGGGCCGCAGGCCCCAGCTGCCGCCCCGCGGCGGGCCGCGCGCCGAGCTGCCCGGGGGCAACCCGCAGCCGCGCGTGCCCAGCTGGAGCGACGAGAACGCGCAGCCGCAGGTGTCGCGCGAGCCCTTCGACACCCCCCGGGGACACGAGGAGCACGAGACCAGCGGTCAGTTCCCGCAGCCCACGGCCGCGCCGTACGACCGGCAGGGCCCCGGCTCCACCGCGGAGTTCGCCCGCCCGGACTTCGACGGTCCGCCGCCCGGCACCGCCGCGCCGCAGGACGCGGGCTCGACCGGCCAGTTCGTCCGCTCGGACGTCTTCGGCGGAACGGGCGCGCCCCGGCGCGGCCAGCAGCCAGGCCGTCCGGCCGCGCCGCAGAACCAGAACCAGAACCAGCAGCAACAGCAGAACCAGCAGCAGAACCCGGGCAACGGCTTCGCGCAGCAGGGCGGTCGGGAGAACCCCGACTACACCGTGCCGCGTCCGCCGGCCCCCCGCCGCGGCCAGCACGACCCCAACCAGGGCTTCCCGCAGCAGCAGGGCCAGGGCATGGGTCAGGCGCCGCAGCAGGACCGGCAGCACCAGCCGAACCCGCAGCAGGACCCGCTGAACCAGCAGCACGACGCGCTGAACCAGCAGCAGGACCCGCTGAACGCGCAGCTGCCGCTGCCGCCGGGCGGCCCCGACGACGGTCGTACCCCGCTGTTCGACACACTGGAGACCAACTGGTTCCAGCAGCAGAACCAGCAGAACCAGCAGAACCAGCACGCGGCGCAGCAGCAGCCCGCACAGCAGGAGCGCCAGGAGCCGCAGAACCGGCAGCCCGCGCGGCAGGACCAGCAGCAGGGTGCCCCGGCCCCCGAGGCCGGTCCGCGCCACGCCCCCGAGCCGCCGCAGCGTCCGCTCCCCTCGCGCCCCCAGCGCCAGGAACCGGCCGCCGCTCCCGCGGAGCCGGGCGGCACCAACGGCGCGGGCATGCCGAGCGGCTGGCGCTCCTCCCCCAACGACGAGCTGGGCCGGCAGGCCGAGCGCGTCCGGCAGCCCTCCGCGGGCGGCGTCACCACATCCGGACTGCCGCGTCGCGTCCCGCGGGCCAACCTGGTCGCGGGCACGGCACAGCAGCAGCAGGACAGCACAGGTCCGCAGGTTTCGCGTGCACCCGAAGAAGTACGCGGCCGGCTGACGAATCTCCGTCGGGGCATCCAGCAGGGTCGCCAGGCCGGCACCGGCCAGACCGGTAGTTTCCCTCGCCCCACTCACCAGCAGGAGCGTTAG
- a CDS encoding DUF742 domain-containing protein yields MTPPTASHNPYGDASYGMEGDQPLVRPYAMTGGRTRPRYQLAIEALVSTTADPAQLMGLLPEHQRICHLCREVKSVAEVSALLAMPLGVARILVADLAEAGLVAIHQPGGDENAGGQPDVTLLERVLSGLRKL; encoded by the coding sequence ATGACCCCGCCCACCGCCTCTCACAACCCGTACGGCGATGCCTCGTACGGAATGGAGGGCGACCAGCCGCTGGTGCGTCCTTACGCGATGACCGGCGGCCGGACACGGCCCCGCTACCAGCTCGCGATCGAGGCGCTGGTGAGCACCACGGCCGACCCGGCCCAGCTGATGGGTCTGCTCCCCGAGCACCAGCGGATCTGCCACCTGTGCCGTGAGGTCAAGTCGGTGGCCGAGGTCTCGGCCCTGCTCGCGATGCCGCTCGGCGTGGCCCGGATCCTCGTGGCGGACCTGGCCGAGGCCGGGCTCGTCGCCATCCATCAGCCCGGCGGCGACGAGAACGCCGGTGGCCAGCCTGACGTGACACTGCTCGAAAGGGTGCTCAGTGGACTTCGCAAGCTCTAG
- a CDS encoding roadblock/LC7 domain-containing protein: MSQAAQNLNWLITNFVDNTPGVSHTVVVSADGLLLAMSEGFPRDRADQLAAVASGLTSLTAGASRIFEGGTVTQTVVEMERGFLFIMSVSDGSSLAVLAHPECDIGLVGYEMALLVDRAGAVLTPDLRAELQGSLLH; this comes from the coding sequence ATGAGCCAGGCGGCACAGAATCTGAACTGGTTGATCACCAACTTCGTGGACAACACCCCCGGGGTGTCCCACACGGTCGTGGTCTCCGCCGACGGCCTCCTTCTGGCCATGTCCGAGGGGTTCCCGCGTGACCGCGCCGACCAGCTCGCCGCGGTCGCCTCGGGGCTGACCTCGCTGACCGCGGGCGCCTCCCGGATCTTCGAGGGCGGCACCGTCACGCAGACGGTGGTGGAGATGGAGCGGGGGTTCCTCTTCATCATGTCCGTCTCGGACGGTTCGTCCCTGGCCGTGCTGGCGCACCCCGAGTGCGACATCGGCCTCGTCGGGTACGAGATGGCCCTCCTCGTCGACCGCGCGGGTGCCGTCCTCACCCCGGACCTCCGCGCCGAACTGCAGGGCAGCCTGCTCCACTAG